A genomic window from Luteolibacter sp. LG18 includes:
- a CDS encoding DUF2239 family protein gives MIAESFTAFSGTRRIASGDLRTVALALKGLDELAAPLVFNDRTARRVELDLRGSAEEVLERLGPIEPVRTGPGRPKLGVVAREVTLLPRHWEWLAAQPGGASVALRKLVEVARRASAGADELRVAREAAYRFMHEVAGNLPGYEEATRALFAGDRDAFSAHVSTWPEDVRDYVGKLAEEGFSPSTSPMAS, from the coding sequence ATGATTGCGGAGAGTTTCACGGCGTTTTCAGGGACCCGGCGCATCGCCTCGGGGGATTTGCGGACGGTGGCCCTTGCGTTGAAGGGGCTGGACGAGCTGGCGGCACCACTGGTGTTCAACGACCGCACCGCGCGGCGGGTCGAATTGGATCTACGTGGCAGCGCGGAGGAAGTGCTGGAGCGGCTCGGGCCCATTGAACCTGTCCGCACCGGACCGGGTCGACCGAAGCTGGGAGTGGTGGCGCGGGAGGTGACCTTGCTGCCGCGTCATTGGGAATGGTTGGCGGCGCAGCCGGGCGGAGCCTCGGTGGCCCTGCGGAAACTGGTCGAGGTGGCTCGCCGGGCCAGCGCCGGTGCCGATGAACTCCGGGTCGCACGGGAGGCGGCCTACCGTTTCATGCATGAAGTGGCCGGGAACCTGCCGGGATATGAGGAGGCGACCCGGGCCTTGTTTGCCGGGGATCGGGACGCCTTTTCGGCTCACGTCTCGACCTGGCCGGAAGATGTGAGGGACTATGTCGGGAAGCTCGCGGAGGAGGGCTTTTCTCCATCGACGTCACCCATGGCTTCCTGA
- a CDS encoding transglycosylase domain-containing protein: protein MATRDTNIRKTGRKRRFYKKKRFWFGLLLFGLLLAVGGAAVFWEYSRPYREHAETYDLSKINYIEVPSVILDRNDKEIGRIFVQNRSVIPYAKIPPKLINTLIAGEDSRYWTHDGVDYIGICRAAFFNKVTGRESQGASTLTQQLARNAYDLKDEALRNKQTKYERKLIEVFLARRINKVYKKEEVLEFYLNRIYFGSGFHGIRSASLGYFGKEPEDLTTEECASIVGLIKNPTGLSPLNNLAENTRSRNNVLERMKVEGFIDANELARLKLQPVKLNPKPLQRGTSHLYERVADEIREELGDDALAAGGYRIHTTILSEAQNAAQEALGKTLAAAEARPGYANPKYVDYRKSSGKPAEYLQGAVLMIDHRTGGVLAHVGGRDYAQVPFDFIEMGRRPLGTAFFPFIYAAGLSGGLTPATTVADEAMDNRSVMVGGREGILGEWGMEIASPTYEGMIPARRALEQSKIAATVRFGQQAGLQRVIDTAAAMGLPAKGVEALPRLCVGWDSFSMKEALRAIATFGRGGVPGPASVHYVESVESLKGETVYRRSSGTKESAPAIDSATAFQVHSMLAGSLARGSSKGALDGLIERPFLGGGKGGTTADFQDTWFLGYNSRISCGVWTGFLQNNGRPIYDGAFSRDLAMPVWQAVMNAAAPSFGGEELKAPSNVVEVPVCRVSGQRATDFCYEMAEDPATKQVRSRSATFYEYFRKGTENLPFCHVHSGADGATSGGGLALNSVQAMDVIPIRPKAPSLLGDDPYHSEQPDTTPVSGDGAFFRRRTNVLDSLDLKDNEEKIKLQRPGKLPIQGD, encoded by the coding sequence ATGGCAACACGAGACACGAATATCCGCAAGACCGGGCGCAAACGCCGTTTCTACAAGAAGAAGCGGTTTTGGTTCGGTCTGCTGCTGTTCGGGCTCTTGCTTGCCGTCGGCGGGGCCGCGGTGTTTTGGGAGTATTCCCGTCCTTACCGCGAGCACGCCGAGACGTACGATCTTTCGAAGATCAACTACATCGAGGTGCCGAGCGTGATTCTGGACCGGAATGACAAGGAGATCGGGCGCATCTTCGTCCAGAACCGCAGTGTCATCCCGTATGCGAAGATCCCGCCGAAGCTGATCAACACGCTGATCGCCGGGGAGGACTCCCGCTATTGGACCCACGATGGGGTCGACTACATCGGCATCTGCCGCGCCGCGTTTTTCAATAAAGTGACCGGCCGCGAGAGCCAGGGGGCCAGCACCCTGACCCAGCAGCTTGCGCGCAATGCCTATGATCTCAAGGACGAGGCGCTCCGGAACAAGCAGACGAAATACGAGCGCAAGCTGATCGAGGTCTTCCTCGCCCGGCGCATCAACAAGGTCTACAAGAAGGAAGAGGTGCTCGAGTTTTACCTCAACCGCATCTACTTCGGCAGCGGCTTCCACGGCATCCGCTCGGCCTCGCTCGGGTATTTCGGCAAGGAGCCCGAGGATCTCACCACGGAGGAATGCGCCTCGATCGTGGGCCTGATCAAGAACCCCACCGGCCTGTCCCCGCTGAACAACCTGGCGGAGAACACCCGTTCCCGGAACAACGTCCTGGAGCGGATGAAGGTGGAAGGCTTCATCGACGCCAACGAGCTGGCGCGCCTGAAACTCCAGCCGGTGAAGCTTAATCCGAAGCCTCTGCAGCGCGGCACCTCCCACCTCTACGAGCGGGTGGCGGACGAGATCCGCGAGGAGCTGGGGGACGATGCCCTGGCGGCGGGCGGCTACCGTATCCACACCACCATTCTCTCGGAAGCCCAGAACGCGGCCCAGGAAGCGCTGGGCAAGACGCTGGCTGCGGCCGAGGCGCGGCCGGGGTATGCGAATCCAAAGTACGTGGACTACCGTAAATCCTCCGGAAAGCCCGCGGAGTATCTCCAGGGGGCGGTGTTGATGATTGATCACCGCACCGGCGGGGTGCTCGCCCACGTGGGGGGGCGCGATTACGCGCAGGTGCCGTTCGACTTCATCGAAATGGGCCGCCGGCCGCTGGGTACGGCATTCTTCCCGTTCATCTACGCCGCCGGATTGTCGGGCGGACTGACTCCGGCGACCACCGTGGCGGACGAGGCGATGGACAATCGCTCGGTGATGGTGGGCGGTCGCGAGGGCATCCTCGGCGAGTGGGGCATGGAGATTGCCTCCCCCACCTACGAGGGTATGATCCCGGCCCGCCGCGCGTTGGAGCAGTCGAAGATCGCGGCGACGGTGCGGTTCGGCCAGCAGGCCGGCCTCCAGCGGGTGATCGACACCGCCGCGGCCATGGGCTTGCCCGCCAAGGGTGTGGAGGCCCTGCCGCGCCTGTGCGTGGGATGGGACAGCTTTTCGATGAAGGAAGCGCTCCGCGCGATCGCCACCTTTGGCCGTGGTGGCGTGCCGGGGCCGGCGTCCGTGCACTACGTGGAGAGCGTGGAATCGCTGAAGGGAGAGACCGTTTACCGCCGCTCCTCCGGGACGAAGGAAAGCGCCCCGGCGATTGACTCGGCCACGGCCTTCCAGGTGCACTCGATGCTCGCCGGATCGCTCGCCCGCGGCAGTTCGAAGGGCGCGCTCGACGGCCTGATCGAGCGTCCGTTCCTCGGTGGCGGCAAGGGCGGCACGACCGCGGATTTCCAGGACACCTGGTTCCTCGGCTACAACAGCCGGATCTCCTGCGGGGTGTGGACGGGCTTCCTTCAGAACAACGGTCGGCCGATCTATGACGGTGCCTTCAGCCGCGATCTCGCGATGCCGGTGTGGCAGGCGGTGATGAACGCGGCCGCTCCCTCCTTCGGCGGGGAAGAACTCAAGGCTCCGTCCAATGTGGTGGAGGTGCCGGTGTGCCGTGTCTCCGGCCAGCGCGCCACCGACTTCTGCTATGAAATGGCGGAGGATCCGGCCACGAAGCAGGTGCGCTCCCGCAGCGCCACCTTCTACGAGTATTTCCGAAAGGGTACCGAGAACCTGCCGTTCTGCCACGTGCATTCCGGCGCCGATGGAGCCACCTCCGGCGGCGGACTGGCGCTGAACAGCGTGCAGGCCATGGACGTGATCCCGATCCGGCCGAAGGCTCCCTCGCTGCTGGGGGATGATCCCTACCACTCCGAGCAGCCGGACACCACGCCGGTGAGTGGGGACGGGGCGTTCTTCCGCCGCCGCACCAACGTGCTCGACAGCCTGGATCTCAAGGACAACGAGGAGAAGATCAAACTCCAGCGCCCCGGCAAGCTGCCGATCCAGGGAGATTGA
- a CDS encoding TonB-dependent receptor encodes MNESNSVSTYDKVLALNLDPTIYGTFAEIGAGQETANRFFSASGAAGMVAKSISAYDMTMSDAIYGRTDRYVSRQRLTAMLEHEYAILTERLGPKRGEETTFFSFCNTVRARGWQDTAECHGWMGIRFQRKPGDPPSDIILHIRLLDAAATEQREALGIVGVNLIHATFRERGHLRHFVESLVDDLAPGRVEVDMLSFSGHGYGYFDNRLCALQLVESGLTEATLFLPDGEVVQPAETLYKRPVLLLRGSFDPVMNLHLEMIEQARGVFHKVVDPADRGNELEICEISMSNLLRGAALDPVDFIDRADALQALGKTVLVSKFAEFHRLAAFLNRCTNKPLGIVLSIGLLNELFKAKWSENLAGGLLESFGRLFKSGLSLYVFPWSNLRNGELVTAETFIAPEGEKHLYRHFLENGMIRSVPCKDEKLLQYTGRDIQQMIETGDETWIDYVPEEARAIAARRGNISR; translated from the coding sequence ATGAACGAATCCAACTCCGTCTCCACCTACGACAAGGTCCTCGCGCTGAACCTCGATCCCACGATCTATGGCACCTTCGCCGAGATCGGCGCGGGCCAGGAAACCGCCAACCGCTTCTTCAGCGCGTCCGGTGCCGCGGGCATGGTGGCGAAGTCGATCTCAGCGTATGACATGACGATGAGCGACGCGATCTACGGGCGCACGGACCGCTACGTGTCGCGCCAGCGTCTGACGGCGATGCTCGAACATGAATACGCCATCCTCACCGAGCGCCTCGGTCCGAAGCGCGGGGAGGAAACGACGTTCTTCTCATTTTGCAACACGGTGCGCGCCCGCGGCTGGCAGGATACCGCCGAGTGCCACGGCTGGATGGGCATCCGCTTCCAGCGCAAGCCCGGCGATCCGCCGTCCGACATCATCCTGCACATCCGCCTGCTGGATGCCGCGGCCACCGAGCAGCGCGAGGCGCTGGGTATCGTGGGCGTGAACCTGATCCACGCCACCTTCCGCGAGCGCGGTCACCTCCGGCATTTCGTCGAGTCGCTGGTGGACGATCTCGCGCCGGGGCGAGTGGAGGTGGACATGCTTTCTTTCAGCGGTCACGGCTACGGCTACTTCGACAACCGCCTGTGCGCGCTCCAGCTCGTGGAAAGCGGCCTGACGGAGGCGACCCTGTTCCTGCCGGATGGCGAGGTGGTGCAGCCCGCGGAGACCCTCTACAAGCGCCCGGTGCTGCTGCTGCGCGGCAGCTTCGATCCGGTGATGAATCTGCACCTGGAGATGATCGAGCAAGCGCGCGGCGTCTTTCACAAGGTCGTCGATCCCGCGGACCGCGGCAACGAGCTGGAGATCTGCGAGATCTCGATGTCCAACCTGCTGCGCGGTGCCGCCCTCGATCCGGTGGATTTCATCGACCGCGCGGACGCGCTCCAGGCGCTCGGCAAGACGGTGCTGGTGTCGAAGTTCGCGGAGTTTCACCGTCTTGCGGCGTTCCTGAACCGCTGCACCAACAAGCCGCTCGGCATCGTGCTGAGCATCGGCCTGCTCAACGAGCTGTTCAAGGCGAAGTGGTCGGAGAACCTCGCGGGTGGTCTGCTCGAATCGTTCGGCCGCCTCTTCAAGTCCGGCCTTTCGCTGTATGTCTTCCCATGGAGCAACCTGCGGAATGGCGAGCTGGTCACCGCGGAGACGTTCATCGCGCCGGAGGGCGAGAAGCATCTCTACCGTCACTTCCTGGAGAACGGCATGATCCGCAGCGTGCCCTGCAAGGATGAGAAGCTGCTCCAATACACCGGCCGGGATATCCAGCAGATGATCGAGACGGGCGATGAGACCTGGATCGATTACGTGCCGGAGGAGGCCCGCGCCATTGCCGCACGGCGCGGAAACATCTCCCGCTGA
- the pssA gene encoding CDP-diacylglycerol--serine O-phosphatidyltransferase → MPRERDPDEPKIYFLPNLMTAGNLACGFFAVLMIFKGLLEVQRAAGDGALVAKEYYEVSRQYYEYAILLIFGSCLFDLLDGRLARLGGQDSPFGREFDSLADIVSFGMAPAMLVSKAVLFPLPANVGWILAFVYLLCGAMRLARFNCLALLPKKPGDKAEFRGIPIPMAAGFIASLTFLIIDLYRTDRELGFWKYGLAGAMLGLSALMISDVRYPSFKKVDFRTRGTLWAIVLAAVLIVVTVKFRYVMPVVLFSMYLLYGLIRPLISKRLRREIESSVDEDIDDDDNPEDTTPLSPS, encoded by the coding sequence ATGCCCCGCGAGAGAGACCCGGACGAACCGAAGATCTACTTCCTGCCGAACCTGATGACGGCGGGCAATCTGGCGTGCGGGTTTTTCGCCGTGCTGATGATTTTCAAGGGCTTGCTGGAAGTCCAGCGGGCGGCGGGCGACGGGGCGCTGGTGGCGAAGGAGTACTACGAGGTCTCCCGGCAATACTATGAGTATGCCATACTGCTGATCTTCGGCTCGTGCCTGTTCGACCTGCTCGATGGTCGCCTGGCGCGGCTGGGCGGGCAGGATTCCCCCTTTGGCCGTGAGTTCGACTCGCTGGCGGACATCGTGTCCTTCGGCATGGCGCCGGCGATGCTGGTGTCGAAGGCGGTGCTGTTCCCGCTTCCAGCCAATGTCGGCTGGATCCTGGCCTTCGTGTATCTGCTCTGCGGCGCGATGCGCCTCGCGCGGTTCAACTGCCTCGCGCTGCTGCCGAAGAAACCGGGCGACAAGGCCGAGTTCCGCGGGATTCCGATCCCGATGGCCGCGGGCTTCATCGCCTCGCTGACCTTCCTGATCATCGACCTTTACCGCACCGACCGTGAACTGGGTTTCTGGAAATACGGCTTGGCCGGGGCGATGCTGGGCCTCTCCGCCCTGATGATCAGCGACGTGCGCTATCCGAGCTTCAAGAAGGTGGACTTCCGCACGCGGGGCACCCTGTGGGCCATCGTCCTCGCCGCGGTACTGATCGTGGTCACGGTGAAGTTCCGCTACGTGATGCCGGTGGTGCTGTTCAGCATGTACCTGCTGTATGGGCTGATCCGTCCGCTCATTTCGAAGCGCCTGCGCCGCGAGATCGAATCCTCGGTGGATGAGGATATCGACGACGATGACAATCCGGAGGACACGACGCCGCTGAGCCCGAGCTAG
- a CDS encoding DUF4145 domain-containing protein, with amino-acid sequence MQKIALEAVRRWTVFEEYHVPQVIRQRCSHCPERTSFDCSSWAKAGDHSCLVGVMACNACGHHAKVFVMDPHDKEAAYAGAGEIHCTMVLSSKDDPKEYPNAPAPVQRAYHDGVDCLNSGLYSPGSASFRRLLEGICRMPSKSSDSVRHLAAQIEHLAELDEFRQPLKNLAHSLRFAGSLGPHFDSDGEPTGEACGLIRQLSEHLLDYFYRIPALSAALLELGKKEAEEVRTPIRA; translated from the coding sequence ATGCAAAAGATCGCATTGGAGGCGGTGCGCAGGTGGACGGTGTTTGAGGAGTATCATGTGCCGCAGGTGATCCGGCAGCGGTGCTCGCATTGCCCGGAGCGCACCTCCTTCGATTGTTCTTCCTGGGCGAAGGCGGGAGACCACTCCTGTCTCGTTGGCGTGATGGCCTGCAATGCCTGCGGTCATCACGCGAAGGTATTCGTGATGGATCCCCACGACAAGGAGGCGGCTTATGCCGGGGCGGGGGAGATCCATTGCACGATGGTGCTGTCGTCGAAGGATGATCCGAAGGAGTATCCGAACGCGCCGGCGCCAGTCCAGCGGGCCTATCATGACGGTGTGGATTGCCTGAACAGCGGGCTTTATTCCCCGGGCTCGGCCTCGTTCCGGCGCTTGCTGGAAGGGATTTGCCGGATGCCTTCGAAGTCATCGGATTCCGTGCGTCATCTCGCGGCTCAGATCGAGCACCTAGCGGAGCTCGACGAGTTCCGCCAGCCTTTGAAGAACCTGGCTCATTCGTTGCGGTTCGCCGGCAGCCTGGGGCCGCATTTCGATTCGGATGGCGAGCCCACCGGGGAGGCTTGCGGGTTGATCCGCCAGCTCTCGGAGCACCTGCTCGATTACTTCTACCGCATTCCCGCGTTGTCCGCGGCGCTGCTGGAGCTCGGAAAGAAAGAGGCGGAGGAAGTGCGGACTCCGATCCGAGCGTGA
- a CDS encoding CopG family transcriptional regulator: MSGFSRVSLYISNDEKRILDATASRLGISRSEVIRHLALYHGLCGGDFPLTARILALPVKDRERVIQEIRERAESGDPAKPQSFRQWVKETVGNDDSESIEKGAESLLRKLLNGA, from the coding sequence ATGTCAGGGTTCTCACGGGTCTCTCTCTACATTTCGAATGATGAAAAACGCATCCTGGATGCGACGGCGTCGCGGCTGGGGATTTCGCGTTCCGAGGTGATCCGGCATCTGGCGCTGTATCACGGTCTGTGCGGGGGAGACTTTCCGCTCACTGCTCGCATCTTGGCCCTGCCGGTGAAGGATCGGGAGCGGGTCATCCAGGAGATCCGCGAGCGCGCCGAATCCGGGGACCCCGCCAAGCCGCAGTCTTTCCGCCAGTGGGTGAAGGAGACGGTCGGCAACGACGATTCCGAATCGATCGAAAAGGGCGCGGAATCGCTGCTGCGGAAGCTGCTGAATGGGGCGTGA
- a CDS encoding alkaline phosphatase family protein has translation MKLRAFLSACVALTALPLFTPLANAQDAQRRAEHVFIISFDQASPDGIERAEMPLFKEMAGQGAHTWEAYTIVPSLTLPSHTSMLTGVGIQKHQILWNDYQPAKGVVKVPTIFSLAKEKGMKTAMFVAKEKFHHLELPGSVDKFVCPQDVTAAGVSQAFAENVGVLKPDLCFIHFGDPDVKGHEFGIHSPEKMKAFADTDVALKTVRDAIKAAGLEDSSVIILTADHGCHDIKDKNGITRGTHGDATPDDVTIPWIAWGKGVKPKFTITAPVVQYDTAATALWLLGVPVPEGFWGRPVTSAFQP, from the coding sequence ATGAAACTCCGCGCCTTCCTGTCCGCCTGTGTGGCCCTCACGGCCCTGCCTCTTTTCACCCCGCTGGCGAATGCCCAGGACGCGCAGCGCCGCGCGGAGCACGTTTTCATCATCAGCTTCGACCAGGCCTCGCCGGACGGGATCGAGCGCGCGGAGATGCCGTTGTTCAAGGAGATGGCGGGCCAGGGCGCCCACACCTGGGAGGCCTACACCATCGTGCCGAGCCTGACCCTGCCGTCCCACACCTCCATGTTGACGGGCGTGGGCATCCAGAAGCACCAGATCCTGTGGAATGACTACCAGCCCGCGAAGGGGGTGGTGAAAGTGCCGACCATTTTCAGCCTAGCGAAGGAGAAGGGGATGAAGACCGCGATGTTCGTGGCGAAGGAGAAGTTCCATCACCTCGAGCTGCCCGGCAGCGTGGACAAGTTCGTGTGCCCGCAGGACGTCACGGCGGCGGGCGTGTCGCAGGCCTTCGCGGAGAACGTGGGCGTCCTGAAGCCGGACCTGTGCTTCATCCACTTCGGTGATCCCGATGTGAAGGGGCATGAATTCGGCATCCATTCCCCGGAGAAAATGAAGGCCTTCGCCGACACCGACGTGGCCTTGAAGACCGTGCGCGATGCGATCAAGGCGGCGGGCCTGGAGGACAGCAGCGTGATCATCCTCACCGCGGACCACGGCTGCCATGACATCAAGGACAAGAACGGCATTACCCGCGGCACGCATGGCGACGCCACTCCGGACGATGTGACCATTCCATGGATCGCGTGGGGCAAGGGCGTGAAACCGAAGTTCACGATCACCGCGCCGGTGGTGCAGTACGACACCGCGGCCACCGCACTGTGGCTGCTGGGTGTGCCGGTGCCGGAAGGCTTCTGGGGTCGCCCGGTGACGAGCGCTTTCCAGCCGTGA
- a CDS encoding DUF1501 domain-containing protein, with amino-acid sequence MNPHDDHLLNINRRQILKGMTAGGLAFLGSTALSQLFAADERGATAAAPLFPNFAPKAKRVIYLYQEGAPSQLDTFDHKPGLKDFFDKELPDSIRGGQRLTGMTSGQSRLPIAPSIFKFEKYPNHQDGLWVSELLRHTGRMAGEMCVVKSMTTEQINHGPGVTFMQTGHQIPGRPSIGAWLSYGLGSANQNLPAFVVMISQGKGQMQALFSHLWGAGFLPGEHQGVQFRASADPVLYLNDPKGMQRSDRRKMLDMLSEMNRREAERNGDSQVLARIAQYEMAYRMQASVPELSDLRGERESTLALYGPDVRKPGTYAYNCLMARRMAERGVRFIQLYHRGWDHHGSVVRDLPLQCQDVDQAQAGLLQDLKQRGLLEDTLVVWGGEFGRTVYCQGKLTPTQYGRDHHPRCFTMWLAGGGIKPGITYGETDDFSYNVQANPVTAHDLHATMLHCLGIDHTRLTSRFQGLDMKLTGVEPCKVVRDILA; translated from the coding sequence ATGAACCCGCACGACGACCACCTCCTCAACATCAACCGCCGCCAGATCCTCAAGGGCATGACGGCCGGCGGGCTCGCCTTCCTCGGCAGCACCGCCCTTTCCCAACTGTTCGCCGCGGACGAGCGCGGGGCGACCGCGGCGGCACCTCTGTTTCCGAACTTCGCGCCGAAGGCCAAACGCGTCATCTATCTCTATCAGGAAGGCGCGCCGTCGCAGCTCGACACCTTCGACCACAAGCCGGGACTGAAGGATTTCTTCGACAAGGAACTGCCCGATTCCATACGTGGCGGCCAGCGCCTCACCGGCATGACCTCCGGGCAATCCCGCCTGCCCATCGCGCCCTCGATCTTCAAGTTCGAGAAGTATCCGAACCACCAGGACGGGCTATGGGTGTCCGAGCTCCTCCGGCACACCGGCCGGATGGCGGGCGAGATGTGCGTGGTGAAGTCGATGACCACCGAGCAAATCAACCACGGCCCGGGCGTCACCTTCATGCAGACCGGGCACCAGATTCCCGGCCGCCCGTCGATCGGCGCGTGGCTTTCCTACGGCCTCGGCAGCGCGAACCAGAACCTGCCCGCCTTCGTGGTGATGATCAGCCAGGGAAAGGGCCAGATGCAGGCGCTGTTCTCCCACCTGTGGGGCGCCGGCTTCCTGCCCGGCGAGCACCAGGGCGTGCAGTTCCGAGCCTCGGCGGATCCGGTGCTTTATCTGAACGATCCCAAGGGGATGCAGCGTTCGGACCGCAGGAAGATGCTCGACATGCTCTCCGAGATGAACCGCCGCGAAGCGGAGAGGAACGGCGACAGCCAGGTGCTGGCCCGCATCGCCCAATACGAAATGGCCTACCGCATGCAGGCCAGCGTGCCGGAGCTGAGCGATCTCCGCGGCGAACGCGAATCCACCCTCGCCCTCTACGGCCCGGACGTCAGGAAGCCCGGCACCTACGCCTACAATTGCCTCATGGCCCGCCGGATGGCCGAACGCGGCGTGCGCTTCATCCAGCTCTACCACCGCGGCTGGGACCACCACGGCAGCGTGGTGCGGGACCTCCCGCTGCAATGCCAGGATGTCGACCAGGCCCAGGCGGGATTGCTCCAGGATTTGAAGCAGCGGGGATTGCTCGAGGACACGCTCGTGGTGTGGGGCGGCGAGTTCGGTCGCACCGTCTATTGCCAGGGAAAGCTCACCCCCACCCAATACGGACGCGATCATCACCCGCGCTGTTTCACCATGTGGCTGGCGGGCGGCGGTATCAAGCCGGGCATCACCTACGGGGAGACCGACGACTTCTCCTACAACGTGCAAGCCAACCCCGTGACCGCCCACGACCTCCATGCGACGATGCTCCATTGCCTGGGGATCGACCACACACGGCTCACCAGCCGGTTCCAGGGGCTGGACATGAAGCTCACCGGCGTCGAGCCCTGCAAGGTGGTGCGCGACATCCTCGCCTGA
- a CDS encoding SAM-dependent methyltransferase has translation MADDLAAEIARHGPMPFDRFMAAALYDPTRGYYARGTRQVGRKGDFFTSVSVGPAFGQLLARRFADWWTGAGEPARWRILEMGAHDGTLARDILETLAASSPTAFAGLTYAILEQLPSLAAAQTERLSDYGDRFQSVASPAELAPLPGIIFGNELLDALPCHVLEWREAFWWEGRIDASNGHFQWNFNIRWDGPSPQPSVPLPSGYRTETRTGYRDLLASLAPTLERGLMLWIDYGFARPEYLLPERTAGTLRTFTRHRAGDDPLDSPGERDITAHVDFTAVAEAALSLGIVPTDFRDQGSWLTRQAGTWLRHLEQHPDPAAIRQFQTLVHPAHLGARFHVLELSVNEVADEAARARAAARLALGE, from the coding sequence TTGGCGGATGACCTCGCGGCGGAGATTGCCCGCCACGGCCCGATGCCGTTCGACCGCTTCATGGCCGCCGCCCTCTACGACCCCACCCGCGGCTACTACGCCCGCGGAACCCGCCAAGTGGGGCGAAAGGGGGATTTCTTCACCAGCGTGAGCGTCGGCCCGGCCTTCGGCCAGCTCCTTGCCCGGCGTTTCGCCGATTGGTGGACCGGAGCCGGGGAACCCGCCCGCTGGCGGATCCTGGAAATGGGGGCTCATGATGGCACGCTGGCACGGGACATCCTCGAAACCCTCGCCGCCTCCTCCCCGACCGCCTTCGCGGGACTGACCTACGCCATTCTGGAGCAACTGCCGTCGCTCGCCGCTGCACAGACCGAGCGCCTTTCCGATTACGGAGACCGCTTTCAATCCGTCGCCTCTCCCGCGGAGCTCGCCCCCCTGCCCGGCATCATTTTCGGAAACGAACTCCTCGATGCCCTGCCCTGCCACGTCTTGGAATGGCGGGAAGCCTTTTGGTGGGAGGGCCGGATTGATGCATCAAACGGTCATTTCCAATGGAATTTCAACATCCGCTGGGACGGACCATCTCCTCAGCCGTCGGTGCCGCTACCCTCTGGGTATCGTACCGAAACCCGCACCGGCTACCGGGACCTGCTCGCCTCCCTTGCTCCCACCTTGGAACGCGGCCTGATGCTGTGGATCGACTACGGATTCGCCCGCCCGGAATATCTGCTTCCGGAGCGCACCGCCGGCACGCTGCGGACCTTCACCCGGCATCGCGCCGGTGATGATCCGCTGGATTCGCCCGGCGAGCGCGACATCACCGCCCATGTCGACTTCACCGCCGTGGCCGAGGCCGCCCTTTCCCTTGGGATCGTCCCGACCGATTTCCGTGACCAGGGAAGCTGGCTGACCCGGCAGGCGGGCACCTGGCTCCGCCATCTTGAGCAACACCCGGACCCGGCAGCGATCCGCCAATTCCAGACCCTTGTCCACCCCGCCCACCTCGGCGCGCGGTTCCATGTGCTGGAGCTTTCGGTGAACGAGGTGGCCGACGAAGCGGCCCGTGCCCGCGCCGCCGCCAGACTGGCCCTTGGAGAGTAA